In one Methanobrevibacter arboriphilus genomic region, the following are encoded:
- the eif1A gene encoding translation initiation factor eIF-1A — MARQEQTQEFRRVRTPRKGEIPGIVEQIMGHGKLKVRCADGHVRMTRIPGKMKKRIWIREGDVVLVKPWDFQSDEKADVIWRYTRTESNWLERKGFLKM; from the coding sequence TTGGCAAGACAAGAACAAACACAAGAATTTAGAAGAGTAAGAACCCCAAGAAAAGGAGAAATTCCTGGTATTGTAGAACAAATCATGGGTCATGGAAAGTTAAAGGTTCGATGTGCAGATGGACATGTGAGAATGACAAGAATCCCTGGAAAAATGAAGAAAAGGATATGGATTAGAGAAGGAGATGTTGTTCTTGTAAAACCATGGGATTTCCAATCAGATGAAAAAGCTGATGTTATATGGAGATATACTAGAACTGAGTCTAATTGGCTTGAAAGAAAAGGATTCTTAAAAATGTAA
- a CDS encoding serine protein kinase RIO: protein MDPKIAKADEKVQKLISKKRKKSVEDRRVGSEIFDKQTLETLYKLANQGHLDVLNGAISTGKEANVLKGVINNSYIAVKIYRIATSDFKKMQYYIQGDPRFNIRSSNKRQLITNWVNKEFRNLTRAYEVKVSVPKPIIALNNVLILEFIGSDDGDPAQTVKNQKPKDVDDFLSKLLLEIKKFVNDANLVHGDLSTFNILNKDEYPVIIDVSQSVVRDHPIANELLVRDIKNIYKEFKKMGSSYSLEDIINKLEFDINLDID from the coding sequence ATGGATCCTAAAATAGCTAAAGCTGATGAAAAAGTTCAGAAACTTATCTCTAAAAAGAGAAAAAAAAGTGTTGAAGATAGAAGGGTTGGTAGTGAAATTTTTGATAAACAAACACTTGAAACCCTTTATAAATTAGCTAATCAAGGACATTTAGATGTTTTGAATGGAGCTATTAGTACTGGAAAAGAAGCTAATGTTTTAAAAGGAGTGATAAATAATTCTTATATTGCTGTTAAAATTTATAGGATAGCTACTTCCGATTTTAAAAAAATGCAGTATTATATTCAAGGTGATCCAAGATTCAATATTCGTTCTAGTAATAAACGTCAACTTATTACTAATTGGGTTAATAAAGAATTTAGAAATCTTACAAGAGCTTATGAAGTAAAGGTTAGTGTTCCAAAACCGATTATTGCATTAAATAATGTACTTATTTTAGAGTTTATTGGTTCAGATGACGGAGATCCAGCCCAAACTGTAAAAAACCAAAAACCAAAAGATGTTGATGATTTTTTAAGTAAACTGTTATTAGAAATAAAAAAATTTGTTAATGATGCTAATTTGGTTCATGGGGATTTATCAACATTTAATATTTTAAATAAAGATGAGTACCCTGTGATCATTGATGTTTCTCAATCAGTAGTTAGAGATCATCCTATAGCTAATGAATTATTAGTTAGAGACATAAAAAATATTTATAAAGAGTTTAAAAAAATGGGATCTTCATATTCGTTAGAAGATATTATTAATAAATTAGAATTTGATATTAATTTAGATATAGATTAA
- the tnpA gene encoding IS200/IS605 family transposase encodes MSHDLDKNQHSVYRLTYHLVLVIKYRRQVITPEIFNRLIEIFNNNASNFDIVLEESNFESDHVHLLFKAKPQTQLLKFVNAYKSASSRLIKKEYPEIKKKLWKEAFWKIGYFISTTAGANLKTVTKYIQNQKRL; translated from the coding sequence ATGAGTCATGATTTAGATAAGAATCAACATTCAGTATATAGGTTGACATATCATCTGGTGCTTGTAATTAAATACAGAAGACAAGTTATCACTCCTGAAATCTTCAATAGATTGATTGAAATTTTTAATAATAATGCTTCTAACTTTGATATAGTTTTAGAAGAATCTAATTTTGAATCAGATCATGTACATTTGTTGTTCAAAGCTAAACCTCAAACTCAATTATTAAAATTCGTAAATGCGTATAAATCGGCCAGTAGTCGTTTAATTAAAAAAGAATATCCTGAAATTAAGAAAAAACTTTGGAAGGAAGCTTTTTGGAAAATAGGGTACTTCATATCTACAACGGCTGGAGCTAACTTAAAAACAGTGACAAAATACATACAAAATCAAAAAAGACTATGA